The proteins below come from a single Chitinophaga pinensis DSM 2588 genomic window:
- a CDS encoding DUF3375 domain-containing protein has translation MNKDDLYWLISTSPAIQMLRLRNTQWILPFLYGVFKEENRFSISEGQLTRLLAETLGQQDDGTEDLEEAKINFGEDEETRARKYILNWVQKRLLQDLPDAEGNTQYQLSAYTEKVFQWMQTLQLRQHVGTESRFKLLFNSLRDIVENTEDDRAKKLEILKNKRSELDKEIKALELGIVPDRYNNAQVEERLELFTRLCYELISDFREVEDNFKAIHRTIVEQHTKAEQSKGAIIGFAFEAYDSLRNSNQGKSFYAFWDFLISRAGQEEWRELTEQLVHTVEERNIKADDQFLLNIKSMLLQQGKTVYDANDKMAEKLSRIISEKEIARHRRLRKQINNIKEFVFDLIEDQNVECGINIDDSAQIRMVMEKKLSLEQKKSVVEVKQPANATEQIADVERFSRMLNTSFINRKQLWEKVETVLKDKQTATLKEVLEQSPLEFGLAEVISYYDFLREKSSRAYIVKNTTELIPLNPEQTRFVEVPYLLFGK, from the coding sequence ATGAATAAAGACGATCTATATTGGTTAATATCCACCTCGCCAGCCATTCAAATGCTTCGCTTGCGCAATACGCAATGGATTTTACCCTTCCTATATGGTGTTTTTAAGGAGGAGAACCGGTTTTCTATATCAGAAGGCCAACTCACCCGCCTGCTTGCCGAAACCCTCGGCCAGCAGGATGATGGTACCGAAGACCTGGAAGAAGCTAAGATCAACTTTGGAGAGGATGAAGAAACCCGCGCCAGAAAATATATCCTGAACTGGGTCCAGAAAAGGCTCCTGCAAGACCTGCCGGATGCCGAAGGAAATACCCAGTACCAGCTCAGTGCATACACAGAAAAAGTGTTCCAGTGGATGCAGACCCTGCAGCTGCGTCAGCACGTAGGAACAGAAAGCCGCTTTAAGCTGCTTTTTAATTCCCTGCGGGACATTGTGGAGAATACAGAAGATGACAGGGCTAAGAAACTGGAAATACTAAAGAACAAGCGATCAGAACTCGATAAAGAGATCAAAGCACTGGAACTGGGTATTGTACCTGACAGGTACAACAATGCCCAGGTAGAAGAACGCCTGGAACTATTCACGCGACTGTGTTATGAACTGATCAGCGACTTCCGTGAAGTGGAGGATAACTTCAAAGCGATTCACCGTACCATCGTAGAACAACATACCAAAGCTGAACAAAGCAAAGGGGCTATCATCGGCTTCGCTTTTGAAGCATACGATTCACTCCGTAACAGTAATCAGGGTAAGAGCTTCTATGCTTTCTGGGACTTCCTGATCTCCCGTGCAGGGCAGGAGGAGTGGAGAGAACTGACAGAACAGCTGGTACATACCGTTGAAGAAAGAAATATCAAGGCGGATGATCAGTTCCTGCTCAATATCAAATCGATGCTGCTACAGCAGGGTAAAACGGTATATGACGCGAACGATAAGATGGCAGAAAAGCTGAGTCGTATCATTTCTGAAAAAGAAATCGCCCGTCACAGGCGTTTACGGAAGCAGATCAATAACATCAAAGAATTCGTATTTGATCTGATTGAAGACCAGAATGTCGAATGCGGCATTAATATCGACGATAGCGCGCAGATCAGAATGGTGATGGAAAAGAAGCTGTCACTGGAGCAGAAAAAGTCCGTCGTGGAAGTGAAACAACCTGCTAATGCAACTGAACAGATTGCGGACGTGGAACGTTTCAGCCGTATGCTGAATACTTCTTTCATCAACAGAAAACAGCTTTGGGAGAAAGTAGAAACAGTGCTGAAAGATAAACAGACAGCGACACTGAAAGAAGTACTGGAGCAATCTCCGTTGGAATTTGGGCTGGCGGAAGTCATCAGTTACTATGACTTCCTGCGTGAAAAATCCAGCCGTGCATATATTGTAAAAAACACTACAGAACTGATTCCGTTGAATCCGGAACAGACACGATTTGTAGAGGTTCCATATCTATTATTTGGTAAATAA
- a CDS encoding SRPBCC family protein: MKVFKRILLLIVAVIAILLLIAVFTKKNYGIEREIVINQPKQVVFDYIKLLKNQNDYSKWAMMDPGMKKTYNGTDGTVGFISAWESDKKEVGKGEQEIKKITEGERLDFELRFYKPFESTEQAYMTTEAVSPSQTKVKWGFNGHMGYPSNLMLLFMDFEKMIGDDLQTGLTRLKGVLEK; this comes from the coding sequence ATGAAAGTATTCAAGAGGATCCTCCTGCTAATTGTCGCCGTTATTGCCATTTTACTGCTGATTGCCGTCTTCACAAAGAAAAACTATGGGATTGAGCGGGAAATCGTAATCAACCAGCCCAAACAGGTGGTTTTCGACTACATCAAGCTGCTGAAAAACCAGAATGACTACAGTAAATGGGCCATGATGGACCCGGGTATGAAAAAGACCTATAACGGCACTGATGGCACGGTAGGCTTCATTTCAGCCTGGGAAAGCGATAAAAAAGAGGTGGGTAAAGGAGAACAGGAGATCAAAAAGATCACTGAAGGAGAACGCCTTGATTTTGAACTGCGCTTCTATAAACCCTTCGAATCTACCGAACAGGCGTATATGACAACAGAAGCGGTATCCCCTTCCCAGACAAAGGTGAAATGGGGCTTCAATGGCCATATGGGTTATCCTTCCAACCTGATGCTACTGTTCATGGATTTCGAAAAAATGATCGGGGACGACCTGCAGACCGGACTAACAAGACTGAAGGGCGTACTGGAAAAATAA
- a CDS encoding DUF4194 domain-containing protein, translated as MSTAKILPYAPVVVKLLKGPVEYVEKGAWEKLLQYKVELTGFLQQLGLYLVLDEQDGFAFVKHALTEDDEAYVSWIHRRSFSYEESIMLVLLREMMAEFEISESGSRELIKKRREIKEYAELFFKEGASRIKFLKEIDRLIDKVEESGFLHRIENHEVPDEQKFRIRKIIKAKVDSEALETFQQQLSELAIGSSVEAE; from the coding sequence ATGAGCACAGCGAAAATACTACCTTATGCACCAGTAGTGGTAAAACTGTTGAAAGGCCCTGTAGAATATGTGGAGAAGGGCGCCTGGGAAAAACTATTGCAATATAAAGTTGAACTTACCGGCTTCCTGCAACAACTGGGTTTGTACCTGGTGCTGGATGAACAGGATGGATTTGCTTTTGTAAAACATGCTTTGACGGAAGATGACGAAGCCTATGTAAGCTGGATACACCGCCGTTCCTTCAGCTATGAAGAGAGCATCATGCTGGTGCTGCTGCGTGAGATGATGGCTGAGTTTGAAATCAGTGAGTCCGGTTCCCGTGAACTGATTAAAAAACGCCGGGAAATCAAGGAATACGCAGAGTTGTTTTTTAAAGAAGGCGCCAGCCGTATCAAATTCCTCAAAGAAATAGACCGACTGATCGATAAAGTAGAAGAAAGCGGATTTCTGCATCGTATAGAAAATCATGAAGTGCCTGATGAACAGAAGTTCAGGATCAGGAAAATTATCAAAGCAAAAGTGGACAGTGAAGCACTGGAAACTTTTCAGCAGCAGCTGAGCGAACTGGCAATAGGCAGTAGCGTGGAAGCTGAATAA
- a CDS encoding glycosyltransferase family 2 protein, whose amino-acid sequence MSSQAAAQPLVSIVVATYNGAKYIESQMDSLIAQTYPNTEIIVVDDRSTDNTLAILERYARQYPHVHVYENEVNLGYIKNFEKGVTLSKGSYISFSDQDDVWVPEKTAELMAAIGDYPMITSDSEIVNDQLEKRWNHSDLKEIQDFNNPLVFATDNCVAGHALIMKKEIADAAIPFPDMPHDLWLGFFTTLHGTIKYLDRPFVKWRQHGNNVTSKHTGTKKRIDATKFRLMTFRDCCPPAFAKEKKVFAELLETYESYSLIHNFNRMRLYFGNKKYLLAMKKRNPFRKFLYCIKMFFQMREHP is encoded by the coding sequence ATGTCAAGCCAAGCAGCAGCGCAACCGCTGGTATCAATAGTGGTGGCTACCTATAATGGAGCAAAGTATATTGAGTCACAGATGGATTCGCTGATTGCGCAGACGTATCCCAATACCGAGATCATTGTTGTAGATGACCGCAGCACCGACAATACCTTAGCAATACTCGAAAGATATGCCCGGCAATACCCTCACGTACATGTATATGAAAATGAGGTCAACCTGGGATATATCAAGAATTTCGAAAAAGGTGTTACCCTGTCTAAAGGAAGCTATATTTCCTTTTCCGACCAGGACGATGTGTGGGTACCGGAAAAGACGGCTGAACTGATGGCGGCAATAGGCGATTACCCGATGATCACTTCTGACTCTGAAATCGTGAATGACCAGCTGGAAAAACGCTGGAATCACTCTGATCTTAAAGAGATACAGGACTTCAACAATCCCCTGGTTTTTGCTACTGACAACTGCGTAGCCGGCCATGCGCTGATCATGAAAAAAGAGATCGCAGATGCTGCTATCCCATTCCCGGATATGCCGCATGATCTCTGGCTGGGATTCTTTACCACCCTGCATGGTACAATTAAATACCTCGATAGGCCCTTTGTAAAGTGGAGACAACACGGCAACAATGTGACCAGCAAACATACCGGGACTAAAAAGAGAATAGACGCTACCAAATTCCGCCTGATGACGTTCCGTGATTGCTGTCCGCCGGCATTTGCGAAAGAAAAGAAGGTCTTTGCTGAACTGCTTGAAACTTACGAAAGTTACTCACTCATACACAACTTCAATCGCATGCGCCTGTATTTCGGCAATAAGAAATACCTGCTGGCGATGAAAAAAAGGAATCCGTTCCGGAAGTTCCTGTACTGTATTAAGATGTTCTTCCAGATGCGGGAACATCCATAA